The proteins below come from a single Streptomyces sp. M92 genomic window:
- a CDS encoding PGPGW domain-containing protein, giving the protein MARSVEAVRRTVLGSLGGVLVAVGLALLVLPGPGLLLVFAGMVLLSRAVPALDRFVGPVRRQAMRAAEESVSSPWRIAGSVTAGLCLVGAGVAWGLMPRLPYSGWATGASLIVSGVVLFALLAWSHRRVRTGRRD; this is encoded by the coding sequence ATGGCGCGCAGCGTCGAAGCGGTCCGGCGAACGGTCCTGGGCTCCCTGGGGGGCGTACTGGTCGCGGTCGGCCTCGCGCTGCTGGTGCTGCCCGGTCCGGGCCTGCTGCTCGTGTTCGCCGGAATGGTGCTGCTGTCGCGCGCCGTCCCCGCCCTGGACCGGTTCGTCGGTCCCGTCCGGCGGCAGGCCATGCGCGCGGCCGAGGAGAGCGTGTCCTCGCCGTGGCGGATCGCCGGCTCGGTCACGGCCGGGCTGTGCCTCGTCGGCGCGGGCGTGGCCTGGGGCCTGATGCCCCGGCTGCCGTACTCCGGATGGGCAACCGGGGCGAGCCTGATCGTCTCCGGCGTCGTCCTGTTCGCCCTGCTCGCCTGGAGCCACCGGCGCGTCCGCACGGGCCGGCGCGACTGA
- a CDS encoding family 16 glycoside hydrolase, with amino-acid sequence MRPRLFPRARRHLILLLASAVSAGGFLAAPASAADRADIPPQEPGVTLRVFDVQTPLSEICTLKPGQTPNHDKLMPTVDWSTTADFGGIADNFVSEATGYLVAPRDGTYAFRLTSDDGSRLTLDGTTVIDHDGLHGAEPKDGALDLTAGSHPLRVEHFDRGGGQQLTLSWRPPGETGFTVVPNEALTTDAGVVRVTAPGRKECEAGTDTPGDGLPLTSVRPDLTLTDLRPEGFEPQVTGMDWLPDGRLAISTWGGTDNVAGEVYLLDNVTGATSRDKVTVKKVADGLREPMGIKYVDGSLYVSQKHELTRLVDENDDDVTDAYRTVATWPYGGNFHEFAFGLLYRDGYFYVNLSVAIDLGGATTDPQPAPDRGTTYKISKKTGKITPIAGGLRTPNGIGWGPGGGLFVTDNQGGWLPASKLVQIKQDRFFNHYTEPAGPFEDSPVTEPVLWLPQNEIGNSPSTPLHLKKGVFAGQMLIGDVTYGGLQRAYLEKVKGQYQGAVFRYTQGLEAGVNRVTMGPDGAVYAGGLGADGNWGQAGKLKFGLQKLTPNGRDTFDIQKMRAVPGGFDLTYTQPVSDETAAKLAERYDVRQWHYTPTADYGGPKIAEEELSVRSATLSKDGRTVRLRLDGLKPDRVVHVRSPRPFTSASGETLWSTEAWYTLNEMPGKQPPPATLYEAEEARLTGEAGIDTDHVGYSGSGFVDRYATEGEAATTFDVTVPRAGTYDVGLRYSNGPHPFEGTKSLSLYANGKKVRQTDLPSTGDWDTWSTRTEGVRLRAGHNTVSYRYDPGDTGHVNLDLITVHRRGAPVDLFDGTAASQDQWQHTDGRDVAWPLAEERSMEVCCGDIRTKDAYQDFKLHVEFRVPQLPPDVTGQDRGNSGIYLQDRYELQILDSYRDTTLADNEAGALYLKKAPDTNAATAPGTWQTYDIVFRAARYDDSGRKTADARVSVVWNGEKVHDDVVLDGPTAGGRAETPAAGAIRLQDHGNKVRFRDIRIQPLS; translated from the coding sequence ATGCGCCCACGCCTGTTCCCGCGTGCCCGAAGACACCTCATCCTCCTGCTGGCGTCGGCCGTCTCGGCCGGCGGCTTCCTCGCCGCCCCCGCGTCCGCAGCGGACCGCGCGGACATCCCGCCGCAGGAACCCGGAGTCACCCTGCGCGTCTTCGACGTGCAGACGCCGCTGAGCGAGATCTGCACCCTCAAGCCCGGCCAGACCCCCAACCACGACAAGCTGATGCCGACGGTCGACTGGTCGACCACCGCCGACTTCGGAGGCATCGCCGACAACTTCGTCTCGGAGGCCACCGGTTACCTGGTCGCGCCGCGCGACGGCACCTACGCCTTCCGGCTCACCAGCGACGACGGCTCACGGCTGACCCTGGACGGCACCACGGTCATCGACCACGACGGACTGCACGGGGCCGAGCCGAAGGACGGCGCGCTCGACCTCACCGCGGGATCGCACCCGCTGCGCGTCGAGCACTTCGACCGCGGCGGCGGACAGCAGCTCACGCTCTCCTGGCGCCCGCCGGGCGAGACCGGGTTCACCGTCGTACCCAACGAGGCGCTGACCACCGACGCCGGGGTCGTCCGCGTGACGGCGCCGGGGCGCAAGGAGTGCGAGGCCGGCACCGACACGCCCGGCGACGGGCTGCCGCTGACCTCGGTGCGTCCCGACCTCACCCTCACCGACCTGCGTCCCGAAGGGTTCGAACCGCAGGTCACCGGCATGGACTGGCTGCCCGACGGACGCCTCGCGATCAGCACCTGGGGCGGCACCGACAACGTTGCCGGTGAGGTGTACCTGCTCGACAACGTCACCGGCGCGACCAGCCGGGACAAGGTCACCGTGAAGAAGGTGGCCGACGGGCTGCGCGAGCCCATGGGCATCAAGTACGTCGACGGTTCGCTCTACGTCTCCCAGAAGCACGAGTTGACGCGGCTGGTGGACGAGAACGACGACGACGTGACCGACGCGTACCGCACGGTCGCCACCTGGCCGTACGGCGGCAACTTCCACGAGTTCGCCTTCGGCCTGCTCTACCGCGACGGCTACTTCTACGTGAACCTGTCCGTCGCCATCGACCTGGGCGGCGCGACCACCGACCCGCAGCCCGCACCGGACCGCGGGACCACTTACAAGATCAGCAAGAAGACCGGGAAGATCACCCCGATCGCGGGCGGTCTGCGTACGCCCAACGGCATCGGCTGGGGCCCCGGCGGCGGTCTCTTCGTCACCGACAACCAGGGCGGATGGCTGCCCGCGTCGAAGCTCGTCCAGATCAAGCAGGACCGCTTCTTCAACCACTACACCGAGCCCGCGGGCCCCTTCGAGGACTCCCCCGTCACCGAGCCGGTGCTGTGGCTGCCGCAGAACGAGATCGGCAACTCGCCCTCCACCCCGCTGCACCTGAAGAAGGGGGTGTTCGCCGGCCAGATGCTGATCGGCGACGTCACCTACGGCGGTCTGCAGCGCGCCTACCTGGAGAAGGTGAAGGGCCAGTACCAGGGCGCCGTCTTCCGCTACACCCAGGGCCTGGAGGCCGGCGTCAACCGCGTCACCATGGGACCGGACGGGGCCGTCTACGCGGGCGGCCTGGGCGCGGACGGCAACTGGGGCCAGGCGGGCAAGCTGAAGTTCGGCCTGCAGAAGCTCACGCCCAACGGCCGCGACACCTTCGACATCCAGAAGATGCGAGCCGTGCCCGGCGGCTTCGACCTGACGTACACCCAGCCGGTGTCCGACGAGACCGCGGCGAAGCTGGCCGAGCGCTACGACGTCCGGCAGTGGCACTACACCCCGACCGCCGACTACGGCGGCCCCAAGATCGCCGAGGAGGAGCTGTCCGTGCGCTCGGCGACCCTCTCGAAGGACGGCCGGACCGTCCGACTGCGCCTGGACGGGCTCAAGCCGGACCGCGTGGTCCACGTGCGCTCACCGCGCCCCTTCACCTCCGCGTCCGGTGAGACGCTGTGGAGCACGGAGGCCTGGTACACGCTCAACGAGATGCCCGGCAAGCAGCCGCCGCCCGCCACCCTCTACGAGGCCGAGGAGGCCCGGCTCACCGGCGAGGCCGGCATCGACACCGACCACGTCGGCTACTCCGGCAGCGGATTCGTCGACCGCTACGCCACCGAGGGCGAGGCCGCCACGACCTTCGACGTGACCGTTCCGAGGGCGGGCACCTACGACGTGGGACTGCGCTATTCCAACGGCCCGCACCCCTTCGAGGGCACCAAGTCCCTCTCCCTGTACGCCAACGGGAAGAAGGTGCGACAGACGGACCTGCCCTCCACCGGGGACTGGGACACCTGGTCCACGCGGACCGAAGGCGTGCGCCTGCGGGCCGGACACAACACGGTCTCCTACCGGTACGACCCCGGTGACACCGGCCATGTCAACCTCGACCTGATCACCGTGCACCGGCGGGGCGCGCCCGTCGACCTGTTCGACGGCACGGCCGCCTCGCAGGACCAGTGGCAGCACACGGACGGCAGGGACGTGGCCTGGCCGCTGGCCGAGGAGCGGTCGATGGAGGTGTGCTGCGGCGACATCCGCACCAAGGACGCCTACCAGGACTTCAAGCTGCACGTGGAGTTCCGCGTCCCGCAACTGCCGCCGGACGTGACGGGCCAGGACCGCGGCAACAGCGGCATCTACCTCCAGGACCGCTACGAACTCCAGATCCTCGACTCCTACCGGGACACCACCCTCGCGGACAACGAGGCCGGGGCGCTGTACCTGAAGAAGGCCCCCGACACCAACGCGGCGACCGCGCCCGGGACGTGGCAGACCTACGACATCGTCTTCCGCGCGGCCCGCTACGACGACAGCGGCCGCAAGACCGCCGACGCGCGGGTGAGCGTGGTGTGGAACGGCGAGAAGGTCCACGACGACGTGGTCCTCGACGGTCCGACCGCGGGCGGCCGGGCCGAGACACCGGCGGCCGGGGCGATCCGGTTGCAGGACCACGGGAACAAGGTCCGGTTCCGTGACATCCGGATTCAGCCGCTGAGCTGA
- the nadE gene encoding ammonia-dependent NAD(+) synthetase: MSEPASIALQLEIARELEVAETFDAEREIERRVAFLTERLTSTGLRCLVLGISGGVDSTTAGRLCQLAAERARAEGHEASFYAMRLPHGVQADEHDAQRALSFIQADHVLTVDIKPASDAMLDALLAADVAFRDAHHQDFVHGNIKARQRMIAQYAVAGAHNGLVVGTDHAAEAVSGFFTKFGDGAADLVPLTGLTKRRVRAVAEALGAPAELVGKVPTADLESLAPGKADEDALGVTYDDIDDFLEGKPVKQDAFEKIVSRYRATDHKRRMPIGP; the protein is encoded by the coding sequence TTGAGCGAGCCGGCGTCCATCGCCCTGCAACTGGAGATCGCCCGGGAACTGGAGGTCGCCGAGACCTTCGACGCCGAGCGGGAGATCGAGCGCCGGGTGGCCTTCCTGACCGAGCGGCTGACCTCCACCGGCCTGCGCTGCCTGGTCCTCGGCATCAGCGGCGGTGTCGACTCGACCACCGCGGGGCGGCTGTGCCAGCTCGCCGCGGAGCGGGCCCGGGCCGAGGGGCACGAGGCGAGCTTCTACGCGATGCGGCTGCCGCACGGCGTCCAGGCCGACGAGCACGACGCCCAGCGCGCGCTCTCCTTCATCCAGGCCGACCACGTGCTGACCGTCGACATCAAGCCCGCGAGCGACGCCATGCTCGACGCGCTGCTCGCCGCCGACGTGGCCTTCCGCGACGCCCACCACCAGGACTTCGTGCACGGCAACATCAAGGCCAGACAGCGCATGATCGCCCAGTACGCCGTGGCCGGCGCGCACAACGGGCTGGTCGTGGGGACGGACCACGCCGCCGAGGCGGTCTCCGGCTTCTTCACCAAGTTCGGCGACGGCGCCGCCGACCTGGTCCCGCTGACCGGACTCACCAAGCGCCGGGTGCGTGCCGTCGCCGAGGCGCTGGGTGCGCCGGCCGAGCTGGTGGGGAAGGTCCCGACGGCCGACCTGGAGTCCCTCGCCCCCGGCAAGGCCGACGAGGACGCCCTCGGTGTCACCTACGACGACATCGACGACTTCCTGGAGGGCAAGCCGGTGAAACAGGACGCCTTCGAGAAGATCGTCTCCCGCTACCGGGCGACGGACCACAAGCGCCGGATGCCCATCGGCCCCTGA
- a CDS encoding bleomycin resistance protein has product MAEKTIPILPCRTLQPVLDFYTALGFEVTYRQNSPNPYAVVERGGIELQFFALKAHEPAASLGTCYVLTDDVDGLHASFRAGLKAAYGRIPTRGLPRIGPLRDMSYGVRQFLMTDPGGNCVRVGQPSAGPRRRSAPEETFARALHHALLLADSKEDPAGAAKVVDRVLGLDDERPTPAQLLRLLVLRADVAGRLGDEGARASALARAAAVRLTAGERESLREDLQRLAELRD; this is encoded by the coding sequence ATGGCCGAGAAGACGATCCCGATCCTGCCGTGCCGGACCCTCCAGCCCGTGCTCGACTTCTACACCGCCCTCGGCTTCGAGGTGACGTACCGGCAGAACAGCCCCAACCCGTACGCGGTCGTCGAGCGGGGCGGCATCGAGTTGCAGTTCTTCGCGCTCAAGGCGCACGAGCCCGCCGCGTCACTCGGCACCTGCTACGTCCTCACCGACGACGTGGACGGGCTGCACGCCTCCTTCCGGGCGGGGCTCAAGGCGGCGTACGGCAGGATCCCCACGCGCGGGCTGCCCCGCATCGGGCCGCTCAGGGACATGTCGTACGGGGTGCGGCAGTTCCTCATGACCGACCCGGGCGGCAACTGCGTCCGCGTCGGACAGCCCTCCGCCGGCCCCCGCCGCCGGAGCGCCCCCGAGGAGACCTTCGCCCGTGCCCTGCACCACGCCCTGCTCCTCGCGGACTCGAAGGAGGACCCGGCGGGCGCCGCGAAGGTCGTCGACCGGGTGCTCGGTCTCGACGACGAGCGGCCCACGCCGGCGCAACTGCTCCGGCTCCTCGTGCTGCGGGCGGACGTCGCCGGGCGGCTGGGCGACGAGGGAGCCAGGGCGTCGGCGCTCGCCCGGGCGGCCGCCGTCCGACTCACGGCCGGTGAACGGGAGTCGCTCCGCGAGGACCTCCAACGTCTCGCCGAGCTGCGCGACTGA